A window from Staphylococcus succinus encodes these proteins:
- a CDS encoding LLM class flavin-dependent oxidoreductase, translated as MAQLNINKNKALEFGIYSLGDHLLNPTNGQKISYEQRIQELIEASQLAEQAGMDVFAVGESHQEHFTTQAHTVVLGAIAQATNSIKVSSSSSIISAADPVRVFEDFATLDLISHGRAEIVAGRASRTGLFDLFGLDINDYEELYEEKLNLLLELNQNDKITWSGKFRPDLNNMKIFPRPIDDVLPIWRAVGGGPDSAIKAGRQGIPMMITTLGGPAQTFKNSIDVYRSTAKEHGFDTSPEVLPVSTASLFYTAKTTQDALKEFYPHLNVGTSFIRGNGYPKQQFDNAPDYRDALMVGSPQQIIEKILYQHELYHHQRFMGQIDFGGVPFNQIMKNIELIGNEIIPAVQKHLKN; from the coding sequence GTGGCACAATTAAATATTAATAAAAATAAAGCACTAGAATTTGGTATCTATTCACTTGGAGACCATCTGCTTAATCCAACAAATGGGCAAAAGATTAGTTACGAGCAACGTATTCAAGAACTCATAGAAGCTAGCCAGTTAGCTGAACAAGCAGGCATGGATGTCTTCGCTGTTGGTGAAAGTCATCAAGAACATTTTACGACACAAGCACACACTGTTGTGCTTGGCGCTATTGCACAAGCCACAAATAGCATTAAAGTGTCTAGCTCTTCATCAATTATCAGTGCAGCAGATCCAGTTAGAGTCTTCGAAGATTTTGCCACACTTGATTTGATTTCACATGGTCGCGCAGAAATTGTAGCTGGCAGAGCATCACGAACTGGTCTGTTCGATCTATTTGGCTTAGACATCAACGATTATGAAGAATTATATGAAGAAAAGCTTAATTTATTATTAGAGCTTAATCAAAACGATAAAATAACATGGTCTGGCAAATTTAGACCAGATTTAAATAATATGAAAATATTTCCTAGACCTATTGATGATGTACTTCCTATATGGCGTGCTGTTGGCGGTGGGCCTGATAGTGCAATCAAAGCTGGACGTCAAGGTATACCGATGATGATTACCACATTGGGTGGGCCTGCTCAAACATTTAAAAACTCAATAGATGTTTATCGTTCAACTGCTAAAGAACATGGTTTTGATACTTCTCCGGAAGTCTTACCTGTTTCAACTGCCAGCCTATTTTATACTGCGAAAACAACTCAGGACGCTTTAAAAGAATTTTACCCGCACCTTAACGTAGGGACATCATTTATTAGAGGCAACGGTTACCCAAAACAACAATTTGATAATGCGCCAGATTATAGAGATGCCTTAATGGTGGGCAGTCCACAACAAATTATAGAAAAAATACTCTACCAACATGAGTTGTATCATCATCAACGATTCATGGGACAAATTGATTTTGGTGGCGTTCCATTTAATCAAATCATGAAAAATATTGAACTTATTGGTAACGAAATTATTCCTGCTGTTCAAAAACATTTAAAAAATTAA
- a CDS encoding VOC family protein — MNIIGHHHISMYTKNAQQNKAFYTQILGLRLVEKSVNQDNPSMYHLFFGDEIGSEGTLLSFFEIPNLGKPRRGTDSIYRLSLLIPDNASLEYFKQRLNKYKVAWEGLTYLNQSALSFKDMDGLEVLLIVNDTYQTPQAWRKNPYSDIPQQYQILGMGPVELRVREAKPTIEFLTNTLQYQIRPNTDETTLTLDSNGLYSDFVIVEQQGERARPGQGYIHHIAVNTPTGADLDAVYHKIEQLPKSNSGIIDRYFFKSLYYRQNKILYEFATADPGFTIDTRIEDLGQSLNLPDFLENQRKEIESNLHDL; from the coding sequence ATGAACATTATTGGTCATCATCACATTTCAATGTATACAAAAAATGCTCAGCAGAACAAAGCATTTTATACGCAAATATTAGGATTACGTTTAGTTGAAAAATCTGTAAATCAGGATAATCCATCTATGTATCATTTATTTTTTGGAGATGAGATTGGTTCAGAAGGCACACTATTAAGCTTCTTTGAAATCCCTAACTTAGGTAAACCCAGACGCGGAACAGATTCGATATACCGTCTTTCTTTACTCATCCCTGACAATGCATCACTGGAATATTTCAAACAGCGCTTGAATAAATATAAAGTGGCATGGGAAGGTCTCACATATTTAAACCAATCAGCACTATCATTTAAAGATATGGATGGTCTTGAAGTGTTGTTAATTGTGAATGATACGTACCAAACGCCTCAAGCATGGCGCAAAAACCCTTATAGCGATATACCACAACAGTATCAAATACTCGGCATGGGACCTGTAGAGTTAAGAGTGCGCGAAGCCAAACCAACGATAGAATTCTTGACAAATACACTTCAATATCAAATACGTCCTAATACCGATGAAACAACGTTGACGCTCGATAGTAATGGGTTGTATAGCGATTTTGTCATTGTTGAACAACAAGGTGAACGTGCGAGACCCGGTCAAGGTTATATTCACCATATCGCCGTCAATACACCAACTGGTGCTGATTTGGATGCCGTATATCATAAAATAGAGCAACTACCTAAAAGTAACTCAGGTATTATAGATCGCTATTTTTTCAAATCTTTATATTATCGTCAAAATAAAATTTTGTATGAGTTTGCCACAGCAGATCCCGGTTTTACCATTGATACACGCATAGAAGATTTAGGACAATCACTTAATTTACCTGATTTTTTAGAGAATCAAAGGAAAGAAATCGAAAGTAACTTACACGATTTATAA
- a CDS encoding GntR family transcriptional regulator, whose translation MNKLNTNELTIYQKIRNDIISGALKKDEKITEAKLAKKYEVSRTPIREALKQLELEYFIKNSYIFIPTTEEYRQIFEMRILLETHALKKAAIVYTDADLEELKSYTEIDMHQEHEDKIIATNDKFHQKIIAATRNQFILDTYQKYKSFIYLFSQTVIYQRRPGLIEEHREIVDALFDRNIDLAVSLLETHLKNDLEFSLYYLDFKKSE comes from the coding sequence GTGAATAAATTGAATACAAACGAATTAACGATATATCAAAAGATAAGAAATGATATTATTTCAGGTGCATTGAAGAAGGATGAAAAAATTACTGAAGCAAAACTTGCCAAAAAATACGAAGTCAGCCGAACACCTATACGTGAAGCACTCAAACAATTAGAACTGGAATATTTTATAAAGAACTCTTATATTTTTATTCCTACAACTGAAGAATATAGACAGATTTTTGAGATGCGTATTCTATTAGAAACGCATGCCTTAAAAAAAGCAGCGATTGTTTATACAGATGCTGATTTAGAAGAGTTAAAAAGCTATACAGAAATCGATATGCATCAAGAACATGAAGATAAAATTATCGCAACTAATGATAAATTCCATCAAAAAATTATCGCAGCTACAAGAAATCAATTTATACTCGACACATATCAAAAATATAAAAGTTTCATTTACTTATTTAGCCAAACTGTCATCTACCAACGTCGTCCCGGTCTTATTGAAGAGCACAGAGAAATCGTAGATGCACTTTTCGACAGAAACATTGATTTAGCAGTATCATTGTTAGAAACTCATTTAAAAAATGATCTTGAATTTAGCCTTTATTATTTAGATTTCAAAAAAAGTGAATAG
- a CDS encoding NAD(P)-binding domain-containing protein, whose translation MMKVGFIGLGIMGKPMVKNLLKANIDVYVNDLNKEAEQEVVSDGAQSVSIEQMAQEVDHIITSLPNGAIVKAVLYSGEDAILKQSEIKVQSVIDTSSLTPNESLEISKVLEKKAVKYIDAPVSGGEPLAITGELSVMIGCDESDLATIQDVLAPISSSVIRVGDVGAGSVVKLANQIIVNTNIAALSEAVVLAKKFDIELESMYEAIKGGLAGSSVMDAKFPKMIQEDYRPGGTLNINLKDMKNVSSTADTVGLTLPLSNQVKEIYKSEVAHGNGMNDHSGIIKYFEKINKM comes from the coding sequence ATGATGAAGGTAGGATTTATAGGATTAGGTATTATGGGAAAACCCATGGTTAAAAATTTATTGAAAGCAAATATAGATGTATATGTGAATGATTTAAACAAAGAAGCTGAGCAAGAAGTAGTTTCTGACGGTGCACAATCAGTGTCAATTGAACAAATGGCACAAGAAGTAGATCATATTATTACTTCATTACCGAATGGTGCCATTGTTAAAGCTGTTTTATATAGTGGAGAAGATGCGATTTTAAAGCAATCAGAAATTAAAGTACAATCTGTGATTGATACAAGCTCGCTAACACCAAATGAATCTTTAGAGATAAGTAAAGTTTTAGAAAAGAAAGCTGTGAAATATATTGATGCACCAGTAAGTGGTGGAGAGCCTTTAGCAATCACAGGCGAGTTATCTGTGATGATTGGTTGTGATGAAAGTGATTTAGCTACGATACAAGACGTGTTAGCGCCGATATCATCATCGGTGATTAGAGTTGGTGATGTCGGCGCAGGCAGTGTTGTTAAGTTGGCAAATCAAATTATCGTAAATACCAATATAGCAGCATTGTCCGAGGCTGTGGTTTTAGCCAAAAAATTTGATATAGAGCTGGAAAGTATGTATGAAGCCATCAAAGGTGGCCTTGCGGGATCAAGCGTTATGGATGCGAAATTCCCTAAGATGATACAAGAGGATTATCGACCTGGGGGCACATTAAATATTAATTTAAAGGATATGAAAAATGTGAGTTCTACGGCTGATACAGTAGGCTTAACTTTACCTTTGTCCAACCAAGTTAAAGAAATATATAAATCAGAAGTAGCACATGGTAATGGGATGAATGACCATTCAGGGATTATTAAATACTTTGAAAAAATAAATAAGATGTAG
- a CDS encoding four-carbon acid sugar kinase family protein → MLTDKLINQYKNDAIDKQLKDFKYKVIVLDDDPTGTQTVKDLPVYTEWSETLIEDGFNQQNHMFYILTNSRALNEQETMRLHQEISHNIERVSQRLNHPYIIISRGDSTLRGHFYIEPKVLSDASDSAFDGVFYLPEFFEGNRYTYNGVHYLKENDQYIPVADSEFAKDTTFGFKSKNMADFIEEKSDGQIKAENVRHITLMQIRERNEKAIMQVFNDVSNFDAVIVDALNDEDMDYFVACLTHFLAHNKKKFIFRTAASFVKALCPTPGEIINLNQFSDNNHGGIIIVGSHVKKTSSQLQHLLKHVAISSIEFDVKEVTKDKLSYYIKQQIHKVESLIANGKDVVVYTSRDVIKTEDLTNNLSISTNISNALVEIVKGLTIKPRFIIAKGGITSSDVATKGLNIKKAQVIGQITQGVPVWLTGDEAKYSHMPYVIFPGNIGDVDTLTEVYKMNKRVQE, encoded by the coding sequence ATGTTAACAGATAAGCTAATTAACCAATATAAAAATGATGCTATCGACAAACAATTAAAGGATTTTAAATATAAAGTGATTGTCTTAGATGATGATCCAACAGGTACACAAACTGTTAAAGATTTACCGGTATATACAGAATGGTCAGAAACGTTGATAGAGGATGGATTTAATCAACAAAATCACATGTTCTACATATTAACCAATTCAAGAGCATTAAATGAGCAAGAAACGATGCGATTACATCAAGAAATTAGTCATAATATTGAACGCGTATCACAACGATTAAATCATCCTTATATCATTATCAGTAGAGGTGATTCCACGTTACGGGGACACTTTTACATTGAACCTAAGGTATTAAGCGATGCGTCAGATAGCGCATTTGATGGTGTATTCTACCTTCCAGAATTTTTTGAAGGCAATCGCTATACGTATAACGGTGTACATTATCTTAAAGAAAATGACCAATATATACCAGTTGCTGATAGTGAATTTGCTAAAGATACAACATTTGGTTTTAAATCTAAAAATATGGCTGATTTTATAGAAGAGAAAAGTGATGGACAAATTAAAGCAGAAAATGTACGTCATATTACATTAATGCAAATACGTGAGCGTAATGAAAAAGCAATCATGCAAGTATTCAATGATGTTTCAAATTTTGACGCTGTCATCGTGGATGCATTAAATGATGAAGATATGGATTATTTTGTTGCTTGTTTAACCCATTTCTTAGCACATAATAAGAAAAAGTTTATATTTAGAACGGCTGCTTCATTTGTAAAAGCGCTGTGCCCGACACCTGGTGAGATTATTAATCTTAACCAATTCAGTGATAACAATCATGGAGGCATTATTATAGTGGGCTCCCACGTTAAGAAGACCTCATCACAATTGCAGCATTTATTAAAGCATGTGGCGATTTCATCGATTGAATTTGATGTTAAGGAAGTAACTAAAGATAAATTATCATATTATATTAAACAACAAATTCATAAAGTTGAGTCATTGATTGCAAATGGAAAGGATGTAGTGGTCTATACATCACGAGATGTGATAAAAACAGAAGATTTAACAAATAACTTAAGTATTTCTACGAATATTTCTAATGCTTTAGTTGAAATTGTTAAAGGTCTAACAATAAAGCCAAGATTTATTATTGCCAAGGGTGGAATCACTTCTAGCGATGTTGCAACAAAGGGATTAAATATCAAAAAAGCACAGGTTATTGGTCAAATAACACAAGGGGTACCTGTTTGGTTAACAGGTGATGAAGCGAAATATAGCCATATGCCATACGTTATTTTCCCGGGAAATATCGGGGATGTAGATACGTTAACAGAAGTTTATAAAATGAATAAACGCGTTCAAGAGTAA
- a CDS encoding gluconate:H+ symporter translates to MLGEIWPLIAVVIGVLILLMLIMAFKLNTFIALIITSMVTGILLGMPLDTIVTTIEKGMGDTLGHIAIIFGLGSILGKLLSDGGGATSIADTLIRIFGKKYVTWAMIIASFIIGISLFLEVAFVLLVPLVFTLARRMEISNLKVGLPMATSIAVTHGFLPPHPGPVAISEAVNANIGHVLMYGIIVGVPLAIIVGGTFPKLALKLSPNAFKREGNTAAVGEMKHIEQAQLPSFGLSLLTALAPVILMLLATIVQLVTGNEAGHAKGFEGFIYFIGTSVTAMLIAVLFAIYTMGVRRKQSMKEIMDTVTNAITPIAMLILIIGGGGTFKQVLIDGGVGDTISEIFKGTEMSPLILAWLAAALLRTALGSTTVAAISSVGIVLPLLQTTDVNTSLVVLAIGAGSIFCSHVNDAGFWMFKEYFGLTMKETFLTWTLLESILSVVGLGLILIVNLMV, encoded by the coding sequence ATGTTGGGAGAAATTTGGCCATTAATTGCAGTGGTAATTGGGGTATTAATATTATTAATGTTAATTATGGCATTCAAGTTAAATACATTTATAGCATTAATTATTACATCGATGGTAACTGGCATATTACTAGGTATGCCATTAGATACAATTGTGACAACAATTGAAAAAGGTATGGGTGACACATTAGGTCATATCGCTATTATTTTTGGATTAGGTTCGATTTTAGGTAAATTATTATCAGATGGTGGCGGTGCAACCAGTATCGCAGATACATTAATTCGCATATTTGGAAAAAAATATGTCACATGGGCCATGATTATTGCTTCATTTATTATTGGTATTTCATTATTTTTAGAAGTTGCTTTTGTATTGCTAGTACCACTAGTATTTACGTTAGCAAGAAGAATGGAAATTTCTAATCTTAAAGTTGGTTTACCAATGGCTACATCTATTGCGGTGACACATGGCTTTTTACCACCGCATCCAGGTCCAGTGGCTATTTCTGAAGCAGTGAATGCGAACATTGGTCATGTGCTTATGTATGGAATCATTGTAGGTGTTCCGTTAGCTATCATTGTAGGTGGTACTTTTCCTAAGTTAGCACTTAAGTTATCGCCAAATGCTTTTAAGAGGGAAGGTAACACGGCAGCAGTAGGTGAGATGAAGCATATAGAACAAGCACAGTTACCTAGTTTTGGTTTAAGCTTATTAACAGCACTTGCACCAGTCATTTTAATGTTATTAGCGACAATAGTACAACTTGTTACGGGGAATGAAGCAGGTCATGCTAAAGGATTTGAAGGATTCATTTACTTTATTGGTACATCAGTCACAGCGATGTTAATTGCAGTTTTATTTGCTATTTATACCATGGGTGTGCGACGTAAACAAAGTATGAAAGAAATTATGGACACAGTGACGAATGCAATCACACCTATAGCAATGTTAATTCTAATTATTGGTGGCGGTGGCACATTTAAACAAGTATTAATTGACGGTGGCGTAGGAGATACAATTTCAGAAATATTTAAAGGTACTGAAATGTCACCACTTATTCTTGCGTGGTTAGCGGCAGCCTTATTACGTACTGCACTGGGTTCAACGACAGTTGCTGCAATATCTTCAGTTGGTATTGTGTTACCATTGTTGCAGACGACAGACGTTAATACGTCATTGGTTGTATTAGCAATTGGTGCAGGGAGCATCTTCTGTTCACACGTGAATGATGCCGGTTTCTGGATGTTTAAAGAATATTTTGGTTTAACGATGAAAGAAACCTTTTTAACATGGACACTACTCGAATCAATCTTATCAGTCGTAGGATTAGGTCTTATTTTAATCGTGAACTTAATGGTATAA